Within Epilithonimonas zeae, the genomic segment AAAACAGCATTAAATACAGCTAAAGTATTAAATTATTCTGTGAAAAATCCATTGGTATTTATGATGCCTAGTGATATTATACCATATACCGGTATTGGTAAGTATGTAGGAAATGACTGGTTATCAAATGAACCTAATATTTTCTATGACAGATGGGGTAAAGGAACTGCCAAATCTCCTTTTGATCCATGTCCTAGAAATTATAGAATACCCGATATATTAAATATTGAAAACGTTGATGCTTTAACAACTTCAGGAGGATCTCCTTGGTATAAAGATAATGTCTTACCTGGTAAAGTATTATCTATTTCCCCTAATTATCCACTTACTTCTATATTGAACTCTGATAATACAAAAGTTCTTGGGTATGTAAGTATTTCTACTAGCTATAATATAGGGAATTATGCCAATTCTGGTATTAGAGGACAAAGAGATGCTTTTAATGTTGGTGATCCTATTAAATCTGGTGTGACATTTACGGCTACTAAGTGGTGGACAGCCTCGTTGCAAATGGGTTATCAATCTAGACCTAATTCTTTAAATATAGATTTCGTTAATAAAACACTAACAGCTACTGATACAAATGCTGATCCATATTTTGCAGCTCCATGTAGATGTGTTAGAGAAAAAGGATTCTATGATGAGAAAATTCCTGTGCAAGCAGATGCAATGAGCAAACCTGGCAATATATTTACAGAAAAGGAAATTAGACAAAAAATTGAGCAGAAAAAGCTTAATGTTTTCCCTAATCCTGTTACCGATATTTTATACATAGATGCAAAAGATGATAAAGAGTATTATTATCAAATGTATAATATGGCTGGTCAGCTTGTAAAGGAAGGAAAATTTGATAGCAAACAAACCAATGTTTCTTCTTTAAACAGCGGAGTTTATCTAATTAGAATAAATAATTCTGAAAAGGTTGTTAAAATAATAAAACAATAGACTTACCATTTCAATATATAATAAATAGATTATAACCACACTCTCATCTAAGTGAAAAAGTCGCCAATTGGCGACTTTTTTGTTTGTAATTGTTTGATAAATAAAGTTATATCCGCTGCTCCCGGCTCACTTCCACGAACAGATGTCGAGATAAGAATCATAATAGTTTGATTTTCCTTTCGGACAAGGAGATACAAGAGTGTTACAGAACTTACATCAATAGTGGGAAAAACAATATTAGAACCGTGAATTAAAAAGAAAATTGTCTGATAATAGGCTGTAGCAAAGAGTTAAACCGAACTTATCTATAAATATGAAATTAGAAATCATTTCAAAAACTCTGTGCTTGAATGTATAGAGACACTTTAAAGTACCAAGAGAAGGTATTGATTATAGGTGTAATAGCCACGACTTTATCTGACAGTTAGGTGTTAAAAATAATTGTCAGTTATCCAATATTGTCCTTATTTCCAAAAGTAAGGATTTTTTGTTCCTCTACAAGAGTTCCAATAATTTCTCTTTTGCAATAGGTTTACTATCTAAAAACGTCTGCATCGGTGTCTTACCGTAACAATGTTTTCCTGTATGCGTTCTTTCATTGTTGTAATACGACAGCCAGCTGTTCAGGTCTAATTGTAGTTCTTCAATACTTCTGTAAATTTTCTTTCGGAAAGCTATGGCATAAAACTCTTCCTGTATCGTTCTTTGAAAACGTTCACAGATGCCGTTGGTCTGAGGACTTTTAGCCTTGGTCTTCGTGTGATCAATATCTTCAATGGTTAAATAAAGCTGGTACTCATGCTTTTCTCTTATTCCACAGTATTTCGTTCCTCTGTCTGTTAAAATTCTAAGTAAACGAAGTTCCTGCTGTTCAAAGAAAGGGACTACCTGATCATTAAGCATGTCAGCAGCAATAAGGGCATTTTTACGATCATAGAGCTTTGCAAATACTACCTTAAATACGTGTCAATAAAAGTTTGCTGATAAATATGTCCAACTCCTTTGATATTGCCTACATAAAAGGTCACCTAATAGGTCACTTTCAGATTGTAAATTTTTAACACTCTTTGGGAACAGACATAAAACGAAAAATGCTTTAAAACATACATTTTAAAGCATTTTATACTATTATGATTTAATAGTTGCGATCCGGACGGGACTCGAACCCGCGACCTCCGCCGTGACAGGGCGGCATTCTAACCAGCTGAACTACCGGATCAATTTTTTGAAAAGTAATTGATAAACTTTTTGCGATCCGGACGGGACTCGAACCCGCGACCTCCGCCGTGACAGGGCGGCATTCTAACCAGCTGAACTACCGGATCTCTTGCCATAACTCAGGACTAGTACCCTTTGTTATTGTGGTTGCAAAAATACAACAATAATCTACATCTGCAAATTAATTTCAAAAAAAAATGCTTCTCAATTAGAAAAGCATTCATTTTCAATTATATTAATTTCTTACAAGAAAGCATTCAGCTTCTCAGCGATGACTTCTTTTGGAGCAACACCTACGATTTTATCTACAACTTCTCCGTTTTTGAAAATTAAAACGGTAGGAATATTTCTGATTCCATAATCAACAGAAATCTGCTGATTGTTATCAACATCTACTTTACCTACCAACGCTTTGCCTTCAAAGTCAGTTGCTACTTCTTCGATGATTGGTCCAAGCATTCTACAAGGTCCACACCAAGCTGCCCAAAAGTCAACTAAAACTGGTTTATCTGAATTCAATACTGTTTCCTGAAAGGATTGATCTGTAATTTCTACTGCCATGATTTCTTTTTCTTTATTGTTTTATTAAACAAAATTACAAAATTTTAAGTTTGTTTCTTCTGTTGGTTATCTATGTAAACTATCAGCTTTTTCTATAACAAATTGCTGGCCTATTTCTTCTAACGCATTTATAAAAGCATCAATATCAGACTTTTTAGTAAAATGACTGAATGAAACTCTTACAGGAGTCGAATTTTCCAAATCATCTTCTGATAAAACAGACATCAAGACCATTGATGGTTTTGCCGCACCTGAACTACAAGCACTTCCCTGCGAAATGGCAATTCCTTTCATATCCAATTGCAATCCAATCAAAGGATTTTTATAAGGAAGCAAAAGATTCAGAACTGTATATAAACTGCTTTCTTCCGCACTTCTTCCATTGAATTTCACTCCTGCAATTCTTTCTTTTAATTGTTGGATTGTATAATTCTTAATATCCAAAATATGGTTTTTATAATCTTCCATTTTTTCCTGGGAAATCTCCCAAGCTTTCCCCAAACCTGCGATTCCTGTCACGTTTTCAGTTCCAGCTCTCAAGCTTCTTTCCTGCGGTCCGCCAGTAATAATTCCCTTAAGTCCTGAAGATTTTCTTACAAAAGCAAATCCAGAACCTTTTGGCCCGTGAAACTTGTGTGCACTGCAAGATGCAAAATCAACCGGAATTTTAGAAAAATCCAAATCCAAATGCGCCATTGTCTGAACCGTGTCCGAATGGAAAAGTGTATTATTTTCTTTACAAAGGTGAGCCACTTTCTCGATATCAAGAATATTCCCGATCTCGTTGTTGGCGTGCATCAATGTCACTAAAGTCTTTTTGTCTGAGGACTTTAGAACTTCTTCTAATTTCTTCAAATCGAAATCGCCGTTGGAGTCCGGTCTTAGATAAACCAATTCTACACCTTTCAATTTCTTCATTTCAAGGCAAGTTTCAGCTACACACTTGTGTTCCAAAGCAGAAGTGATGATTCTTTCTACACCAAGATAATTAACCGCAGATTTGATAATCATATTGTTGGATTCGGTTCCACAAGATGTGAAAACGATTTCTCCCGGAGTCACTTTCAAAGAATCTGCAATCTTTCGCCTAACTTCTTCCAAAATGGTCTTGGCTTCCTGTCCCAAACTGTGCGTTGATGACGGATTACCATAATTGAATTTTAAAACATTCACCATACAATCTATCACCTCATCGTCCAGAGGTGTAGTTGCTGCATTATCCAGATAAATTCTTTCCATTTTTAATTAGATTTAAAGCCGAAAATTGTTCGAAAATTAAGGTACTAAATTAGTGAAAAAATCGGTAATGAGATTCATTGGCGAATTTGAACATCGCTTTGTCTCCAGAAGTATCTCCAAAAGCTATGATTTTATCAAATTTCTTGTCTCCAATTTCGATTTTAACTCTGTTAGCTTTCTCTTCTTTATTACAGTTTTTTCCAACAAATTTCCCTGTAAAAATATCATCTTTAAACTCTGCTTGTGTAGAAAGCAATTTCATATTGAATTTTTCAGCAAATGGTTTTACCCAAATGTCCAAAGAAGCTGAAACAATATAGGATTCTGTGTGAGTTCTATCAATATTATTGATGAAATCCAAAGCATTTTCTCTGAATAAACTGGGATAATTCTCATCAAAAAACTGTTCTGCTTTTTTTTCTATTTGATATCTGGATTGACCTTTCAGAATGGATGCAATGAAACTTTTCTTCACAGCTTCCGCATCTGCCAATTTCATTTTTAATAAAATAAAAAGTGGAACGTGTTTCAAAAACTGGACAGAAAATTTAGCTGGGTCATAAAACTTCAAAAACAAAAACATGGTGTCTTTGTAAGTTAAGGTTCCATCAAAATCGAATAGATATAATTTCTTCATAAGTGATAAATTATGAATGATAAATGATTATTTGCTTCGTTTCTTAATAGAACTTCAATAGATTATCATCTATCAATCATCAACTATAGTTTTAGCTTTTTAAAAATAAATTCAGGAATATTTCTGATGATCATCATAATGATTGCCCAAATTGGTAAAACGTAAGCAACATCCTTTTTATTTTTATAGGCTTTATAAATTCCTGCTGCTGCTTTTTTGGGTGTTGCTGTCAAAGCTGGATTCAGAGGTAAACCTTCCGTCATTTTGGTTTCCATAAAACCTGGTTTAACGGTTAAAACATGAACTTTTTTATCAAATAAATAATTTCTCAATCCACTCAAATAAGCTGTTAATCCGGCTTTTGCACTTCCGTAGATGAAATTACTTTGTCTTCCTCTTTCACCTGCAACCGAAGATAAAACGATCATTGTTCCACTTCTTTTGGATTCCATTTTTTTGGCAAAGAAGTTGAGGACAGGAACTAATTTTGCGTAATTGACATCAATAATCTGCGTTGTATTTTCGTCATCATAAAGACCTTCTTCCGTTCCTAAACCAAGATAGCCAGAAGCACAAAACAACAAATCTGAATTGATATTTTCTAAGGCCTTATAATCAATCTCCTTCATCAAATCCAATGGAATAATTTCGGAATTCTGAAGAAACTTAACCTGAAGATGACCTGCGAATTTCTCTGTCGTTTCCGGGTTAGAACTTAACAGATAAATCGTGGGAAATTTTTCTCCTTGAGCCAAACATTCTTCTACGAATGCCTGTGCAACTTCAGAATTGGAACCTAATACTATCATTTTATTAAACGCAAGTTGCGCTAAGTTTTAGTTTTTATTATACTTTATGATTCGCAATAAGAAATAATCTTTGCACAACTTGCGTTTAATTACCTCCGCTCAATATTCTTTTATGTTGAAGTGATACAAACTTGGATGAATCAACGTTTTGAAGATAATTGGTCAAAGAAGATTTACTCATACTATCTTTCGTCAAATAAATTCTACCTCCGAAATTTTCAACGATTGTATCCAATTGTTCAACCAGTTTTTTAAGTCCTTTGTTGACTTTAAAATCTAAAGCCAGCGTATAACCTTCTTTCGGAAAGGAATTATAAGCTAATGGATTATCTTTCCCAAATAATTTCAAAACTGCCAAGAAAGAACCGTTTCCACTTTTTGCAATGGCATCAAGAATTTGTCTCATTCCTTCCTTACCATTTTCTTTCGGGATAACCATTTGGTATTGGATAAATCCACTTTTTCCGTAGATTTTGTTCCAATCATTGATAACATCCAAAGGATAGAAAAAGGTTTCGTAATCAATAAAATTATTCAGCTGTTTCTTGGTTTGCTTATTGTAATAAAGGAAATTGAAAATCTTAATGGTTAAAGCATTCAAAACAAATCCAGGAAAATAAAAAGGAACTGTCGGTTTGAATTTTTCTTTTAGTTTCAAAGATTTCTTCTGAAGATTAGATGGTAATTCTGCCTTCAAGGCGTGTTCACCTCGCATCAAAATAGAACGTCCAAGATTTTTTCCTTTTTGGAAACAATCAATCCAGGCAACGTTATAAGTCCAATCCTCGCTTTCATCAAACAATTTGAAAACCTCATCCAGATTTTCAGCTTTGATACTTTCTTGTCTGATGTAAGCTGATTCTATATTTTTTAGTTTGAATTTAGCTGACAAGATAATTCCTGTCAATCCCATTCCACCAATTGTCGCCCAAAATTTATCCGTATTTTCTTCTCTGGAACAAGTGATGACTTCCGAGTTTTCATTCAATAATTTGAACTCCGTTACATATTCTGAAAAGCAACCTTCTGCATGATGATTTTTTCCGTGAACGTCAGACGCAATGGCGCCACCGACGGAAACAAATTTGGTTCCAGGAGTAACATAAAGAAAATAACCTTGCGGAACAGTAACCTCTAAAACTTCTGACAAAAGAACACCAGATTCACATTCGATGATTCCGTTAAGCCTGTCAAAAGAAATGAATTTATTCAATCTTTTTGTAGAGAAAATATGTTCTCCAAGAGAAGCATCGCCATAACAACGACCGTTTCCACGAGCAATAACTTCGTTATTATCTCTTACAAATTGTTTGATTTTAGAAACAGAATCATCCGATTTCATTTCCTTCTCTACGATTGGAAAATTTCCCCAGTTGGTTACTTTCTGTACAAAATTCGGCTTCATCTTTAGGTTTATTTATTTAAAATTGAATACATCCATTCAACTTTTAATATTTTGATTTTATTTCTTAAAATAGATTTGTAAAAGGAAAACGATAACCCAAAGGACAATTGTCACTTGTATATATCGGTCTTTATAAACAATCTTTGTTGGCGATTCAGTTTTATTATATACCAACGTCTGCTGCAGATATCTTAGAAATGCAAACACCACAAAAATCACTGTATAGAAAACTCTAGGATGAAATCTCGCCTGAACCTCCGGAGACAAGGTAAACATCAGATAACAAATGATTGCCAAAGTACAACTGATTGACAAAGCAATATCAGCAAATTGAACATTATAACCATCTAAAGCTTTTCTGGTTTTTCCTGAAATCTGAGCATTGATTAATTCTCCTCTTCTTTTGCCAATTGCCAGTACAAGTGCCAGTACAAAGGTTAACAAGATGGCCCAGTTAGTTACGATAACTCCTGTCACATAACCACCCGCTAAAACTCTGAGAACAAATCCAATGGCGATGATACAGATATCAACAATCGCCACTTGTTTTAGTTTGAATGTATAGAAAAGATTCATCACAAAATAAAATGCGATGATGACTCCGAACTTCCAAAAGTTAGTTTGAAAAATATAATTTCCAAGAAAAATAGAACCGACTGACAACAGAATCAATAATACAAATAAAATCCTTGCACTGGTCTTAGAAACAGCACCACTTGCTAACGGACGATGTTTTTTTTCCGGATGTTTTTTATCTGATTCTATATCAAAATAATCATTGATGATATAAATAGAACTTGCTGTAAAAGAGAAAACCAAGAATGCAAAAATACTCTCGTAAAAAAGATGAGTATTGGTAATCTTACCTGAAAAAAATAAAGGAGCAAAAACAAATAAGTTCTTAACCCATTGTTCTACTCTTATTAATTTTAAATAATTCTTCATCCAATGTTTATAATTCTACAAAAATAGCATTAAAATAAAAAAACCGCAAATTGCGGTTTGTTATTTATCTTAAATGAATGATAATTAATTTGACTTGGCGTCGTTAATCATTTTTTCATTTGCTGTAATTGCAAATTCTACACGTCTGTTCTGTGCTCTACCTGCATCTGTATCATTAGAAGCAATGGGGCTAGATTTCCCTAAACCTTCTGTAAACAATCTTGTAGATGAGATACCATTAGCCACAAAATAATTTTTAACTGCAGCAGCTCTCTGTCCCGAGATTCTCAAGTTAACCGCATCTGTACCAACACTATCTGTGTGACCATAGATATTAATATTAGTATCAGGATTATTCTTAAGAACCGTTACCAATTTATCAAGATTAGTTTTTGCAAGAGTCGTTAAATTCGATGAATTGAAATCGAAGTTAACCGTATTTTCGTGAAGCGTCACTTTAATACCTTCCCCTACTCTTTCTACTTCAGCTCCAGGTAAAACTTCTTTAATTTCTTTAGCCTGTTTGTCCATTTTGTTACCAATAACACCACCAGCAACACCACCTACAACACCACCAAGAACAGCTCCAAGAGGCGCATTACCACCTTTTCCGATGTTATTTCCTAAAATCCCTCCAAGTACAGCTCCGGCAGCAGTTCCTATTGCAGCGCCTTTCTGAGTATTATTCGCATTTTGAACGGCCTCACAACTTGTTAATAAAAGTGAGCCTGAGATAAAAAATGCAGCTATGTTTAATTTAGTTAATTTCATTATATGTATTTTTAATTATTTAGCAGTTCTTACAAAATTATAACGCACGTCCATTGGGGAACCATCTGCATTAACAGACTGAACCAAAGTGAAGCTATTTTCAGTTGGATTTTCTAATCTTAACATATATCCAGCAGAGACATGTTTTGCTTTTTCTCCTTCACCAACTTTTTTGATGGATACGTTACTGTATTTATCAA encodes:
- a CDS encoding decaprenyl-phosphate phosphoribosyltransferase encodes the protein MKNYLKLIRVEQWVKNLFVFAPLFFSGKITNTHLFYESIFAFLVFSFTASSIYIINDYFDIESDKKHPEKKHRPLASGAVSKTSARILFVLLILLSVGSIFLGNYIFQTNFWKFGVIIAFYFVMNLFYTFKLKQVAIVDICIIAIGFVLRVLAGGYVTGVIVTNWAILLTFVLALVLAIGKRRGELINAQISGKTRKALDGYNVQFADIALSISCTLAIICYLMFTLSPEVQARFHPRVFYTVIFVVFAFLRYLQQTLVYNKTESPTKIVYKDRYIQVTIVLWVIVFLLQIYFKK
- a CDS encoding cysteine desulfurase family protein; its protein translation is MERIYLDNAATTPLDDEVIDCMVNVLKFNYGNPSSTHSLGQEAKTILEEVRRKIADSLKVTPGEIVFTSCGTESNNMIIKSAVNYLGVERIITSALEHKCVAETCLEMKKLKGVELVYLRPDSNGDFDLKKLEEVLKSSDKKTLVTLMHANNEIGNILDIEKVAHLCKENNTLFHSDTVQTMAHLDLDFSKIPVDFASCSAHKFHGPKGSGFAFVRKSSGLKGIITGGPQERSLRAGTENVTGIAGLGKAWEISQEKMEDYKNHILDIKNYTIQQLKERIAGVKFNGRSAEESSLYTVLNLLLPYKNPLIGLQLDMKGIAISQGSACSSGAAKPSMVLMSVLSEDDLENSTPVRVSFSHFTKKSDIDAFINALEEIGQQFVIEKADSLHR
- the trxA gene encoding thioredoxin, whose protein sequence is MAVEITDQSFQETVLNSDKPVLVDFWAAWCGPCRMLGPIIEEVATDFEGKALVGKVDVDNNQQISVDYGIRNIPTVLIFKNGEVVDKIVGVAPKEVIAEKLNAFL
- a CDS encoding FAD-binding oxidoreductase — its product is MKPNFVQKVTNWGNFPIVEKEMKSDDSVSKIKQFVRDNNEVIARGNGRCYGDASLGEHIFSTKRLNKFISFDRLNGIIECESGVLLSEVLEVTVPQGYFLYVTPGTKFVSVGGAIASDVHGKNHHAEGCFSEYVTEFKLLNENSEVITCSREENTDKFWATIGGMGLTGIILSAKFKLKNIESAYIRQESIKAENLDEVFKLFDESEDWTYNVAWIDCFQKGKNLGRSILMRGEHALKAELPSNLQKKSLKLKEKFKPTVPFYFPGFVLNALTIKIFNFLYYNKQTKKQLNNFIDYETFFYPLDVINDWNKIYGKSGFIQYQMVIPKENGKEGMRQILDAIAKSGNGSFLAVLKLFGKDNPLAYNSFPKEGYTLALDFKVNKGLKKLVEQLDTIVENFGGRIYLTKDSMSKSSLTNYLQNVDSSKFVSLQHKRILSGGN
- a CDS encoding HAD-IB family hydrolase — encoded protein: MKKLYLFDFDGTLTYKDTMFLFLKFYDPAKFSVQFLKHVPLFILLKMKLADAEAVKKSFIASILKGQSRYQIEKKAEQFFDENYPSLFRENALDFINNIDRTHTESYIVSASLDIWVKPFAEKFNMKLLSTQAEFKDDIFTGKFVGKNCNKEEKANRVKIEIGDKKFDKIIAFGDTSGDKAMFKFANESHYRFFH
- a CDS encoding SDR family NAD(P)-dependent oxidoreductase codes for the protein MIVLGSNSEVAQAFVEECLAQGEKFPTIYLLSSNPETTEKFAGHLQVKFLQNSEIIPLDLMKEIDYKALENINSDLLFCASGYLGLGTEEGLYDDENTTQIIDVNYAKLVPVLNFFAKKMESKRSGTMIVLSSVAGERGRQSNFIYGSAKAGLTAYLSGLRNYLFDKKVHVLTVKPGFMETKMTEGLPLNPALTATPKKAAAGIYKAYKNKKDVAYVLPIWAIIMMIIRNIPEFIFKKLKL
- a CDS encoding OmpA family protein, which translates into the protein MKLTKLNIAAFFISGSLLLTSCEAVQNANNTQKGAAIGTAAGAVLGGILGNNIGKGGNAPLGAVLGGVVGGVAGGVIGNKMDKQAKEIKEVLPGAEVERVGEGIKVTLHENTVNFDFNSSNLTTLAKTNLDKLVTVLKNNPDTNINIYGHTDSVGTDAVNLRISGQRAAAVKNYFVANGISSTRLFTEGLGKSSPIASNDTDAGRAQNRRVEFAITANEKMINDAKSN
- a CDS encoding T9SS type A sorting domain-containing protein produces the protein MFAYPFIDNKYNFPTEYYSENVSYTEGINEPNTEQREKGTGTVIEIAVSKAIAMQNHYLNNKDIINPTKYNNLIANVYWTTDPNLIGKIEITNPSPSNLEAIKDSKIKVFVGDGKSGNAVITLHNGSINNPVYWSWHIWITDTAIGTKQYVTTQGDSNAPNYVNYVQNRPYAVKATEFLDRNLGAMNELPTSATNLGLIKSAAGLHYQWGRKDPLPVFKNSVDESEKPVYLGTPKTDGSGGFTYTELSRNTYETNGGAYLKKYNDYSVLAGVIPTDKTALNTAKVLNYSVKNPLVFMMPSDIIPYTGIGKYVGNDWLSNEPNIFYDRWGKGTAKSPFDPCPRNYRIPDILNIENVDALTTSGGSPWYKDNVLPGKVLSISPNYPLTSILNSDNTKVLGYVSISTSYNIGNYANSGIRGQRDAFNVGDPIKSGVTFTATKWWTASLQMGYQSRPNSLNIDFVNKTLTATDTNADPYFAAPCRCVREKGFYDEKIPVQADAMSKPGNIFTEKEIRQKIEQKKLNVFPNPVTDILYIDAKDDKEYYYQMYNMAGQLVKEGKFDSKQTNVSSLNSGVYLIRINNSEKVVKIIKQ